In one window of Maribacter sp. BPC-D8 DNA:
- a CDS encoding sugar phosphate isomerase/epimerase family protein, which produces MQRRKFISKTLQATSLVAMTGIPAFGMGDLNFLNKDLFFKISLAQWSFHNALRSGKMDNLDFAAKARSFDCEGLEYVNQFFMDKAQDKKYLAEMNNRAKSEGVENVLIMIDREGQLADVDSKKRLQAIENHYKWIDAAHFIGCHAIRVNLGGGVEKEEATKAALDSLQQLLDYSKDSNINILVENHGGFSSDGLWLSNIMKNVDRENCGTLPDFGNFCIQKNKERECIEEYDKYKGFAEILPFAKGVSAKAIAFDQDGNETSIDYLKMMKMVKDFGYTGFVGIEYGTTEGNEEEGIKLTRDLLIRAGLQV; this is translated from the coding sequence ATGCAAAGACGAAAATTTATATCTAAAACACTTCAGGCAACAAGTTTGGTAGCTATGACGGGTATTCCTGCCTTTGGTATGGGTGATTTGAACTTTTTAAATAAAGACTTGTTTTTTAAAATTTCATTGGCGCAGTGGTCATTTCACAACGCACTACGGTCTGGGAAAATGGATAATCTTGATTTTGCCGCAAAAGCCAGAAGTTTTGATTGTGAAGGACTTGAGTATGTTAATCAATTTTTTATGGATAAGGCCCAAGATAAAAAGTACTTAGCCGAAATGAATAACAGAGCTAAGTCTGAAGGCGTAGAGAATGTTTTAATAATGATCGATAGGGAGGGGCAACTTGCAGATGTCGATTCTAAAAAACGCTTACAAGCTATAGAAAATCATTACAAATGGATAGATGCAGCGCATTTTATAGGTTGTCACGCCATTCGAGTAAATTTAGGTGGCGGGGTTGAAAAAGAAGAAGCCACAAAAGCAGCATTAGACTCATTACAACAATTATTAGATTATTCGAAAGATTCTAATATTAATATTTTGGTTGAAAACCATGGTGGGTTTTCTTCTGATGGATTGTGGTTGTCTAATATTATGAAAAATGTAGACCGTGAAAATTGCGGTACCCTACCAGATTTTGGAAATTTTTGTATCCAAAAAAATAAGGAGCGTGAATGTATAGAAGAGTACGATAAGTATAAAGGGTTTGCAGAAATACTGCCTTTTGCAAAGGGAGTAAGTGCTAAAGCAATAGCGTTTGACCAAGACGGTAATGAAACAAGTATTGATTATCTAAAAATGATGAAAATGGTCAAAGATTTTGGGTATACTGGTTTTGTCGGCATCGAGTATGGAACCACTGAAGGCAATGAAGAAGAAGGCATTAAATTGACTAGAGATTTACTTATACGCGCAGGGTTACAAGTGTAA
- a CDS encoding gluconate 2-dehydrogenase subunit 3 family protein translates to MDRRKVLIRMGLSMGYVVAVPTFVGLLQSCKDEKTVAWVPTFLSEEEGSLLKTIVDVVLPKTETPSASELDVHKFIDFFAVECLGNKQQEAFKTTLTNLAAKAFVATDKTEISTLTINDLTPVMKSAVTDKDSDELPFAKKLRDLVVWGYKCNEYVGEEVLAYLPVPGEYIPCGDLNELTDGRAWSE, encoded by the coding sequence ATGGATAGAAGAAAAGTATTGATACGAATGGGTTTGTCAATGGGCTATGTTGTTGCTGTGCCCACATTTGTTGGTTTATTACAAAGTTGTAAAGATGAAAAAACAGTAGCATGGGTACCCACATTCCTTTCAGAAGAAGAGGGAAGTTTACTTAAAACGATTGTTGATGTGGTATTACCTAAAACCGAAACACCATCGGCATCTGAACTAGATGTACATAAATTCATCGACTTTTTTGCGGTTGAGTGTTTAGGCAATAAGCAACAAGAAGCATTCAAAACAACCTTAACCAACTTAGCAGCGAAAGCCTTTGTTGCAACTGATAAAACAGAAATATCAACGCTGACAATAAATGATTTAACCCCCGTAATGAAATCTGCGGTAACGGATAAAGACAGTGATGAATTGCCATTTGCTAAAAAACTACGCGATTTGGTTGTTTGGGGGTATAAATGTAATGAGTATGTAGGCGAAGAAGTATTGGCATATTTGCCCGTGCCTGGCGAATATATACCCTGTGGAGATTTAAATGAATTGACTGACGGCAGAGCTTGGTCCGAATAA
- a CDS encoding hydroxypyruvate isomerase family protein, which translates to MERRKFMKKSALAGSALPLAGSFMSFNSQQNTNTKNSFNLKYAPHIGMFENHVGKDPIDQLNFMADLGFTAFEDNTMRKRDVALQEKMAKTMQDRGLEMGVFVAVFLKEGHVGSGDIGKREEFLAYCKQSVEVAKRVNAKWMTVVPGNVAPKISMGYQTVNVVETLKQASAIFEPHDLTMVLEPLNFFNHPGAFLTESPQAYEICKAVNSPSCKILFDIYHQQIQEGNLIPNMDACWDEIAYIQIGDNPGRAEPTSGEINYKNVLKFIDSKGYDGILGMEHKNSKPGKAGEQVVIEAYKEVDNFK; encoded by the coding sequence ATGGAAAGAAGGAAATTTATGAAAAAATCAGCTTTGGCGGGTAGTGCATTACCATTGGCAGGAAGTTTTATGTCATTTAATAGCCAACAGAATACCAATACAAAGAACAGCTTTAATTTAAAATATGCACCCCATATCGGCATGTTTGAAAATCATGTTGGTAAAGACCCTATCGATCAATTGAATTTTATGGCTGATCTAGGCTTTACCGCTTTTGAAGATAATACCATGCGGAAAAGGGACGTAGCCTTGCAAGAAAAGATGGCTAAAACAATGCAAGACCGCGGATTAGAAATGGGTGTTTTTGTTGCGGTATTTCTAAAGGAAGGTCATGTAGGATCTGGTGATATAGGTAAACGGGAAGAATTTCTTGCGTATTGTAAACAGTCTGTTGAGGTAGCTAAAAGAGTTAATGCTAAATGGATGACTGTAGTACCGGGTAATGTAGCACCGAAAATAAGCATGGGCTATCAAACGGTCAATGTTGTTGAAACTCTAAAACAAGCGTCGGCTATATTTGAACCTCATGATTTAACGATGGTTTTAGAGCCACTTAATTTTTTCAATCATCCTGGTGCATTTTTAACCGAATCACCGCAGGCTTATGAAATATGTAAGGCAGTTAATTCACCTTCCTGTAAAATTTTATTCGATATCTATCATCAGCAGATTCAAGAGGGCAACCTTATCCCAAATATGGATGCCTGTTGGGATGAAATTGCTTACATCCAAATTGGAGATAACCCAGGTAGGGCAGAACCCACTTCTGGTGAAATCAATTATAAGAATGTTTTGAAATTTATAGATTCAAAAGGGTATGATGGTATTCTTGGTATGGAACATAAAAATTCAAAGCCAGGTAAAGCAGGAGAACAAGTGGTAATCGAAGCCTATAAAGAAGTAGATAATTTCAAATAA